TATTCTGTTGAATTGGTTGGAACGCGAGTTGTATGGGGGACTTTGAACTTGGGGTCAATGGTTTTAGTTGTTAATGTTTCGATGGACAGAGTTTCCGTCGGTTCTATCTTTGTCGCCTTGGAGCGATTTCTTCCTGCAGTATGTAGGTCCTTCATTGTATTCAGTCTGGTCTTTGGTGCTGTTATCTTGTGTTTCTCTTCTTTGTGGCAGCTGGAAGAAAAACCTACTGACATATGTTACCTATTGAATATGATCTTGACGAATATTGTTGTCCCGGTTGTCTCCTGTTTGGAGCTGTGTCTCTTCCCAATATTTCCTCTTGTATGGAGTGAATTGGAAGCTCAAGAGTTGCTGGTACTGAAAGGATTTTCCTCCCAGCTAATGCTCTCCTCTGCTGTTGATGCAGTGTCTGTGATCTTTTGGATTACACTTGGTACAGTTATTCAAGAAGCTTATGAAATCGTTGTCATGCGATTATTATGGtttctttttgtgatttgtatcaattctatcttttattttatcagTTTATCATTTTGGTTGGCTCTTTGTAGCCTTGTTGTATCCTGCTCTAATGGAATTTAAACTCTTTTAAGATAAATGCAACtttggtttgatcaaaaaaaaataaaatataaatgaattctacatatatatatacacacgtgACAATATTGATCGTCTAAGGGCAACTTAACGTTTAGACATTGCATAGTGCGCAATCTTGgatgaattttcttttaatgGTGTGATACCTTTCTGactacaaaaattattaaaactggcAAAAACTAAGagttagaaaaagaaaactagTTTCAATATCGACACTCCATCTCATTATCTTTCTTGTCTGTGAAGATATTACTTTCTGTCTTTTATTCGCATATATATAAACTACATATCctgatttaatataatattttcgtgcacaatttttttcttcctaATTGTAGTTGGATGccacatttaattattttacacgAATCTggctaataatatataatacacGACAAATCAACTGTGGAAACTAGAAAGAAAAATGGTCAAGAATAGTCATAatcaaattttgagaaatttgcatttaataattatttgttgCAAACGTATAAACATAAACCATTAATAAACGTGATGTTCAAGCAACctctcaaaatattattttaaaacaatttaactTAGTTTAATACAATTATCAATCACTTGCCTCTTTTTTATATCACCTCATCTTTAGCTgctctctctccctccctctctcgACTCTATCTTTTAGTAGTACTAATTTTAATTAGGTTTAGATTTTGGTGGGGTTTGttctatagagagagagagagggatcaGTAAAAGATGAGCTGGTGTGATGGTTCAGATGACCTCAATCTTGAAAGAGCATCCAACATTGATCATCCATCGATTCAACTCAAAGATCAATCTCAATCATGTGTCACGAGCCGTCCAGATTCAAAGATTATCGTTGAATCTCCCATTatgacttgttcttcttgtggacATAAGATGCATCAACAAGACGACcaggttatatatataaaccatgAATGGTTCACCTTATAAACCTCCCTAGtcaatataaattatacatatatccTGTACTTTTGTATTTTGGCGCCcatattaatgtaaataaatgaaatttaaGGTTGGCAGCATCAAAGATTTACAAAGTTTACCGGCAGGAGTCAAATTCGACCCGTCGGATAAAGAGATCCTTATGCACTTGGAGGCGAAGGTTTCATCCGATAAGCGGAAGCTTCATCCGTTGATCGATGAGTTTATACCTACACTTGAAGGAGAGAATGGAATTTGTTATACGCATCCTGAGAAACTTCCTGGTATAAAACAAAACGCTCTCTTTGAAATATATCAAATTACATAACATATATAGTTGGAAGAAAGAATAATGTTtgttgaaaattaaattaatgcaATTATCTCGccattttcatttttcaagcTTACAAAAAATTCTTTTGGGTTTAGCCATTTGTATTAGGGGTTTATtttgtagaaaataaaattgtagaaACAGGgatattttgtcaaaaaaacgGCAATCTTTCTTAGATTTGATGATAGTTGGTAATCTTTCTTAGACTTGATGATAGTTGTTTTGTTGCGCTTTACTTATTAATTTATCTCaaaaacaaatgatcaaatctACTAACGTAATGTGATATATTGGTGACAAAATATAACACAgtctccaatttttttttgtctatgaTTAAAGTGGTTTACATATGCTAAACTTATGTCAATCTTGTCCAAGTAGGAGTAAGCAAAGACGGGCAAGTACGACACTTCTTCCACCGGCCGTCAAAGGCTTACACGACGGGAACACGAAAACGTAGAAAAGTGAGCACAGACGAGGAAGGGCACGAGACACGGTGGCACAAAACGGGAAAGACCCGACCAGTTTTGTCTCAGTCAGGAGAAGCTGGTTTCAAGAAGATCCTAGTGCTCTACACGAACTACGGTCGCCAGAAGAAGCCCGAGAAGACGAACTGGGTGATGCATCAGTATCACTTAGGCCACAGTGAGGATGAGAAAGACGGCGAACCAGTTCTCTCTAAAGTCTTCTACCAAACACAGCCTAGGCAATGTGGAGGATCGACCGAAACTAAACCTAAGAATCTCGTAAACCTAAACCGGTTCAGTTATGAAAATCTTCAGGGCGGCTTTTCGTATGAGCATGGAGGGAAAAGCGAAGACACGACGCAGGTGATTCGAGAGTTGGTGGTTCGTGACGGCGATGTGTCATGTTCGTTTCTTAGTTTTACTTGTGATGCAAGTAAGGGTAAAGACAGCTTCATGAAGAATCAGTGaaacatataatatacaaaTGCAGGTGCTTTGTGGAGTAAAGATGGGGAAAATAATGATGTGACTGAGGGAGAACAGATTCTTTGTGTAGGTGTTGGGTAACTATCATAGTAAATTATCTCAAAGCTTTAAAGAGATTTTAGGTTTAACTTTTGTTTGGGGTTTAAATTGGGGAGGCAACTTTAACCTCGACGCAttactaatctttgtttttttttcgtcCTAAATAAAATCTGTCGAAAAATACTGTAATAGCTCTTCTTTTCCAATTATTGTAACAAAATAAGgtaataatcaaataaataaaggGATATTAATACATATGAAAGTTGGGTATCTGTCTCTAGgctaattaatgtatttttctatttgtaAGCACCATGTTACGTTATCATATCCAGATTCAAATCCTCTCTGTTGCGTTGCAGTAtgctctttaatttttttaaaagaaaaagctaGAGGATTCTTTCTTGTATACAAGAAAAAGATGAGTTTCTTAttgttttatgtatataatcCAGCACGATTTTCACATGGtaatttgtaaaattatttccataatttcatttttagatATATGTAACTATTAAAAACGATAGCTTATGTTTTCTTTCATCGAAAACATATTTCCTACTTCAGTGTTTCTTTTTATAAAGTAACATCTGTCAGCTAAAATTGCCGTGGTTATTTATTCTTTTACGACTGTCATAACCCTAGTGATCAAATTTATCACTGACTTAAGTTTTTtgtttgataataaaaaaaacaaaaatatatgacaCATGCCTATatacagtataacctctttaaattaatactctataaattaatatacactaaaaatctctataaaataatataattttatagtctcaaatcgagtttttggttcaattagtatattgataaattaatatctcaataaattaataaaaaaattatagtattgGTGTaatctcaacattattaatttatagaggtttcactttattattgttttgttcGTTTCCATATTCCTGAATCCTAAAAAAGCTATATTTCCTGTTAGAGGCTTAGGGCTACCACCAGTGATTACATAGCGCTCGAAATGGAAGGAGTGTTTGGACAAGACCGCCTCTTTTTGTGTGTAAAGCTGGTTTAATGAATTATTTGCTAAGGAAAATCCAAGAAACTTGTTGGGGAATCCAAAAGTTCTTATTCCACTTGTTCAGGATTTGTCTATTCCCGAATGCTTATAGTAGTTCTTATCGCAAACCTAGTCACCTAACCAAGTACGTAAAACACGAATCAAACAAGTAAAGAAGGAACACAAGACACTTTTGTTAACCCGGTGTTCACCTCCCTTCTTCGATGTGAAAAAAGAGCTATACTCACTGGAGAGAGAAATCGGTCTCTCAACCTTCTATTATATCAAACACAAGAGTACAATATCCAGAGGTTACAAGTTTCTGTCAACCTCTCTTGATCTCTGTTACAATTACCTAGAGATATATGGAAGAGCCTAGCTAGCCTACTGAGAACCTAGTTCTCtctagctctctctctctcttcagacCCAACCCTGGTCTCAAGCTCTCTTGAGCTCCCACTCTTATGCGCCTCTCCTCTGTGTTTCACTTGTGTCTGCCTTGTGTTAGGTCATCTGCCGTGACCTCTCCATCTGATGTAATCAAAACTTGACCTAATGGGCTTTGTCGATTAGGTCCATAGTCTATACACGCAAGATTGTGCAAGTTATCCCAACTTGAACAAGTCCGGTCATCTTGACCAAACTTCAATACATAGTTTATTTGATGACCCAGAGTTCACCGATGGGGCTACGTCCCTGGGGCTTGGCAAGGCAAGTTACTAAACTCTTCCAAGTTCACAA
This region of Brassica napus cultivar Da-Ae chromosome C5, Da-Ae, whole genome shotgun sequence genomic DNA includes:
- the LOC106435100 gene encoding NAC domain-containing protein 10-like encodes the protein MSWCDGSDDLNLERASNIDHPSIQLKDQSQSCVTSRPDSKIIVESPIMTCSSCGHKMHQQDDQVGSIKDLQSLPAGVKFDPSDKEILMHLEAKVSSDKRKLHPLIDEFIPTLEGENGICYTHPEKLPGVSKDGQVRHFFHRPSKAYTTGTRKRRKVSTDEEGHETRWHKTGKTRPVLSQSGEAGFKKILVLYTNYGRQKKPEKTNWVMHQYHLGHSEDEKDGEPVLSKVFYQTQPRQCGGSTETKPKNLVNLNRFSYENLQGGFSYEHGGKSEDTTQVIRELVVRDGDVSCSFLSFTCDASKGKDSFMKNQ